In a genomic window of Staphylococcus taiwanensis:
- a CDS encoding RNA degradosome polyphosphate kinase — protein sequence MQTQLGENDISLPQYYNNRELSWLDFNYRVLQEAYDKNNPLLEKLNFVSIFSSNLDEFFMVRVAGLKDQVKMGYDKPENKAQMTPQEQVDAIQEKAKTYVDKQYERYNELMTELQDYDIVMCEPDNLSQSLLEKLERDFKLTILPTLTPLGIDAYHPFPKLNNKSLNIFVDIDTEDAINSAIVQIPSLIPRFLTYNEGSKQYVVMIEDVITYFINYLFTGYEVLNTFTFRITRNADLTIHEDGAEDLLIEIERFLKERKSGSAVRLEVDGRTANPDDLDWLIETLEVDKQDVYFLNGPLDLTFIFGLVDHLSHKLNYLTYEKYSPQIPRSLGNNNVYELALKRDIFYHHPYESFEPIVDFIREAADDPNTIAIKQTLYRVSKDSPIINSLKEAAEKGKQVTVLVELKARFDEENNVHWARMLEDAGCHVIYGMTHLKTHSKIALVVKRIGGELTSFVHLGTGNYNDKTAKLYTDMGIITTNKQIAEDAINFFNYLSGYSVKPEYNKLIVAPFDIRDVFIDRIDKEISSHLQHGNGKIMMKMNSLTDKAIIEKLFEASQVGVKIQLIIRGICCLKPGIPGISENIEVVSIVGRLLEHSRIYYFHNNGDERIYLSSADVMTRNMIKRVEILFPVEDKDIGKRLVDFMNLQLSDNQKGRYQDEHGHYHYVQNNLSPLNSQVYLMQEAIKYGQELKRNSAQPSGMPVVSKRRANWMNRIRRSLKK from the coding sequence ATGCAAACTCAATTGGGAGAAAATGATATTAGCTTGCCACAGTATTACAACAACCGCGAACTAAGTTGGTTAGATTTCAACTATCGCGTACTTCAAGAAGCCTATGATAAAAATAATCCGCTACTAGAAAAATTAAATTTTGTGTCTATATTTAGCTCAAATTTAGATGAATTCTTCATGGTGCGTGTTGCCGGTTTAAAAGACCAAGTTAAAATGGGGTATGACAAACCTGAAAACAAAGCACAAATGACGCCACAAGAACAAGTTGACGCCATTCAAGAAAAAGCTAAAACATATGTTGATAAACAATACGAACGTTATAACGAATTAATGACTGAACTCCAAGATTACGACATCGTAATGTGTGAACCTGATAATTTATCTCAGTCTCTATTAGAAAAATTAGAACGAGATTTTAAATTAACCATCTTACCAACACTAACACCATTAGGTATTGATGCGTATCACCCATTCCCTAAACTAAATAATAAAAGTTTAAATATCTTCGTTGACATTGATACGGAAGACGCGATAAATTCCGCCATAGTTCAAATCCCATCGCTTATTCCTAGATTCCTTACGTATAATGAAGGATCTAAACAGTATGTCGTAATGATTGAAGACGTCATTACGTACTTCATCAATTATTTATTTACTGGATATGAAGTTTTAAACACTTTTACATTCAGAATCACAAGAAATGCTGATTTAACCATACACGAAGACGGCGCGGAAGATTTATTAATCGAAATTGAACGTTTCCTTAAAGAACGTAAGAGTGGTTCTGCAGTACGTTTAGAAGTAGATGGCCGTACAGCGAATCCGGATGATTTAGATTGGCTTATAGAAACACTAGAAGTTGACAAACAAGATGTGTATTTCTTAAATGGTCCTTTAGATTTAACATTTATTTTCGGCTTAGTGGATCACTTGTCTCATAAATTAAATTATTTAACTTACGAGAAATATTCACCTCAAATCCCACGTTCTTTAGGCAATAATAATGTGTATGAGCTCGCATTGAAACGTGATATATTCTACCACCACCCTTACGAATCATTTGAACCTATCGTCGATTTTATTCGTGAAGCGGCAGATGATCCTAATACAATCGCGATTAAACAAACGCTTTATCGTGTAAGTAAGGATTCACCAATCATTAACAGCTTGAAAGAAGCTGCTGAAAAAGGTAAACAAGTAACGGTGCTTGTGGAATTAAAAGCACGTTTCGATGAAGAAAATAATGTCCACTGGGCACGTATGTTAGAAGACGCAGGATGCCATGTAATTTATGGTATGACGCATTTAAAAACACACAGTAAAATCGCCTTAGTCGTTAAGCGAATAGGTGGCGAACTTACATCATTTGTCCACCTAGGTACAGGTAACTATAACGATAAAACGGCTAAATTATATACAGACATGGGTATTATCACTACGAATAAACAAATTGCAGAAGATGCGATTAACTTCTTCAATTACTTAAGCGGTTATTCTGTGAAACCAGAATACAATAAACTTATTGTGGCACCTTTTGATATTCGCGACGTGTTCATTGACCGTATCGATAAAGAAATCAGTAGTCATCTTCAACATGGTAACGGTAAGATTATGATGAAGATGAACTCACTTACTGATAAAGCCATCATTGAAAAGCTTTTTGAAGCATCACAAGTCGGTGTGAAAATCCAATTAATTATTCGTGGTATTTGTTGCTTGAAACCTGGTATTCCAGGTATAAGTGAGAATATTGAAGTCGTAAGTATTGTAGGACGTTTATTAGAACACTCTCGTATTTATTACTTCCATAATAATGGTGATGAACGTATTTACTTATCATCCGCAGACGTAATGACTCGTAATATGATTAAACGTGTAGAAATCTTATTCCCTGTTGAAGATAAAGACATTGGTAAACGTTTAGTTGACTTTATGAACTTACAATTATCTGACAACCAAAAAGGACGTTATCAAGATGAACACGGTCATTACCACTATGTTCAAAACAACTTGTCACCATTAAATTCACAAGTTTATTTAATGCAAGAGGCAATTAAGTATGGCCAAGAACTAAAGAGAAATTCAGCACAACCTTCAGGTATGCCAGTCGTATCTAAACGCCGTGCGAATTGGATGAATCGTATTCGTCGATCATTAAAAAAGTAA
- the ppx gene encoding exopolyphosphatase: MEERIGLIDIGSNTIRLVIFKFDKATGINELLNIKTPARLSQYLTKENKMSKEGIKVLIDALHSFKSVADKFNVTELHPIATAAIRQSKNNDEIVKEVKKDVGIDIEIVPEEDEAYYGYYAITHTTEIENGVSVDIGGGSTEVTLFKDKELFESHSFPFGVVTLKRKFFEGKDHNDKSAIKDMEKFLSQQFDSLDWLKNQEVALVGVGGSARNVARIHQAEHAYPIGGVHNYTMTNKDIDEVFDIIRKSSRDDLTNLDGLSRDRVDIILPSVSVFKALYKKVDAKQFTFSRNGLREGYIIKQVRERNPEVYDENNIRKEAIHFLAREYKIEDVSSQARLKLAKSLLSQLIDNTDLEISDNDQRLFEEGAYIYYLGSFIDSDSSSPHTFYIIANSMINGYTHKDRVKLALLASFKNKSLLKFYCKEIEWFSDKEMDMIQMLGGIIKFINALNISHTDFVKDVKLKKKKKGDEDYELTVFYAGGEPIAEEYQAVRQKKHIEKILKGKVSIIFTKS; this comes from the coding sequence ATGGAAGAACGCATAGGTTTAATAGATATTGGATCAAATACCATCAGGTTAGTTATTTTCAAATTTGATAAAGCGACAGGTATTAATGAACTGCTCAACATTAAAACACCTGCCCGACTCAGCCAATATCTCACTAAAGAAAATAAAATGAGTAAAGAAGGTATTAAAGTTCTAATCGATGCGCTACATAGCTTTAAATCAGTTGCAGACAAATTCAATGTGACTGAATTACATCCGATTGCGACTGCCGCAATTCGTCAGTCTAAAAATAATGACGAAATCGTTAAAGAAGTTAAAAAAGATGTAGGCATTGATATCGAAATTGTTCCAGAAGAAGATGAAGCCTATTATGGTTACTATGCGATCACACATACGACTGAAATCGAGAACGGTGTATCTGTCGATATTGGTGGTGGTTCTACCGAAGTCACTTTATTTAAAGATAAAGAGTTATTCGAATCTCATAGTTTTCCATTCGGTGTTGTAACGTTAAAACGTAAATTCTTCGAAGGTAAAGATCATAATGATAAAAGTGCGATTAAAGATATGGAGAAATTCCTATCACAACAATTTGATTCATTAGATTGGCTTAAAAATCAAGAAGTCGCACTTGTTGGCGTGGGTGGATCTGCACGTAACGTAGCACGTATACATCAAGCTGAACATGCGTATCCTATCGGTGGCGTCCACAATTATACGATGACGAATAAAGATATCGATGAGGTCTTCGACATTATTCGTAAGAGTTCTCGTGATGATTTAACCAATCTTGATGGCTTAAGTCGTGACCGTGTCGACATTATCCTACCATCTGTTTCTGTTTTTAAAGCTTTATATAAAAAAGTAGACGCCAAACAATTTACATTTTCAAGAAATGGGTTACGTGAAGGCTACATTATTAAACAAGTACGCGAACGTAATCCTGAGGTCTATGATGAAAATAATATCCGTAAGGAAGCTATACATTTCTTAGCCCGTGAATACAAAATTGAAGATGTTAGTTCTCAAGCACGTCTAAAATTAGCTAAATCTTTATTATCACAACTTATCGACAATACAGATTTAGAAATTAGCGATAACGACCAACGTCTATTTGAAGAAGGCGCGTACATTTACTATTTAGGTAGCTTTATCGATTCAGATTCTAGCTCACCACATACGTTCTACATTATTGCCAATTCAATGATTAATGGTTATACGCACAAAGATCGCGTTAAATTAGCACTACTCGCTAGCTTTAAAAATAAATCATTGCTCAAATTCTACTGCAAAGAAATAGAGTGGTTTAGCGATAAAGAAATGGATATGATTCAAATGCTTGGGGGCATCATTAAATTCATCAATGCCTTAAATATTTCACATACTGACTTCGTAAAAGATGTCAAATTGAAGAAAAAGAAAAAAGGCGATGAAGATTATGAATTAACTGTATTTTATGCAGGAGGAGAACCCATCGCTGAAGAATATCAGGCTGTTAGACAAAAAAAACATATCGAAAAGATACTTAAAGGGAAAGTTTCCATCATCTTTACAAAATCTTAA
- a CDS encoding AbgT family transporter, with protein sequence MTTNTKDKPSLLTKFLNGVEKIGNKLPDPAVLFFLMCVGLAVITWIVSLFNISVKHPGSGKIIHAKSIISTNGIAMIMNDAIKNFSEFPALGLVLAVMIGVGAAEKTGYFDKLMISVVNKASNKLILPTIILIGILGSLAGDAATVILPPLAAMLFIKIGYHPIAGLTMAYAAAVGGFGANLLIGMQDALVYAFTEPATKIVSDHIKINVAMNWYFIAASVFLVLPVIYFVTTKIVIPHLGKYDESQSTIDESEETSSKVTPVEKKALLWANISFIVLIIALIICCIPESSWLRNAKTGSLIDDSPLINGVGLVILVLFLIPGVIYGVMSKQIKSTKDLGTMISESLGSMGSFILIVFFAAQLLAFLQWSNLGIIVAVYGAKLLQHQNGIVLIIGIIVLSSLINMLIGSASAKWGILAPIFVPMMILVGFHPAFTQMIYRVGDSVTNPITPMMPYMPLLLSYAQKYDKNMKLGSLLSSLMPYTIALSIAWTIFVIIWYLIGIPMGPGGPVKIPK encoded by the coding sequence ATGACCACAAATACAAAAGATAAACCATCTTTACTGACTAAGTTTTTAAATGGCGTTGAAAAAATTGGTAATAAATTACCAGATCCAGCAGTTTTATTCTTTCTCATGTGTGTCGGTTTAGCTGTTATCACATGGATCGTGTCTTTATTTAATATTTCAGTTAAACATCCCGGGAGCGGAAAAATCATTCATGCCAAAAGTATTATTAGTACAAACGGCATTGCGATGATTATGAATGATGCAATTAAAAATTTCTCAGAATTCCCAGCACTCGGTTTAGTATTAGCCGTGATGATTGGTGTTGGGGCTGCTGAAAAGACAGGTTACTTTGACAAATTAATGATTTCTGTTGTAAATAAGGCTTCAAATAAACTGATCTTACCTACGATAATCTTAATTGGAATTCTAGGTAGTTTAGCAGGTGATGCAGCAACCGTCATCTTACCACCACTTGCTGCAATGTTATTTATTAAAATTGGTTATCACCCTATCGCAGGTTTAACAATGGCATATGCAGCAGCCGTTGGAGGATTTGGTGCAAACCTATTAATTGGTATGCAAGATGCCCTGGTTTATGCCTTTACAGAACCTGCAACAAAAATTGTTTCAGACCACATAAAAATCAATGTTGCAATGAACTGGTACTTTATCGCAGCCAGTGTATTCCTAGTGCTACCAGTCATTTACTTTGTAACAACGAAAATTGTTATTCCACATTTAGGAAAATACGACGAAAGTCAATCTACGATAGACGAAAGCGAAGAAACATCATCTAAAGTAACACCTGTAGAGAAGAAAGCACTTTTATGGGCAAACATCTCATTTATCGTCTTAATTATCGCGCTCATTATCTGTTGTATTCCGGAATCAAGTTGGCTTCGTAATGCAAAGACAGGTAGCTTAATCGATGACTCACCATTAATCAATGGCGTTGGTCTTGTTATCCTAGTACTTTTCTTAATTCCTGGCGTTATTTACGGTGTCATGAGTAAACAAATTAAAAGTACAAAAGATTTAGGTACTATGATTTCAGAGTCATTAGGTTCAATGGGCTCATTTATTTTAATTGTTTTCTTTGCAGCACAATTACTTGCGTTTTTACAATGGAGTAATTTAGGAATTATCGTAGCCGTCTATGGTGCGAAGCTATTACAACATCAAAATGGTATTGTTTTGATTATCGGTATTATTGTGTTAAGTAGTTTAATTAATATGTTAATCGGAAGTGCTTCAGCTAAATGGGGTATTCTCGCACCCATCTTTGTACCGATGATGATTCTAGTCGGTTTCCATCCTGCTTTCACACAAATGATTTATCGTGTAGGTGACTCGGTTACGAATCCAATTACACCGATGATGCCTTACATGCCATTATTGCTTTCTTATGCGCAAAAGTATGATAAAAATATGAAACTTGGCTCACTACTTTCAAGCCTGATGCCATATACGATAGCATTGAGTATCGCTTGGACAATATTTGTTATTATTTGGTACTTAATTGGCATTCCAATGGGACCAGGTGGCCCTGTCAAAATACCTAAATAA
- a CDS encoding SDR family oxidoreductase yields the protein MKRLENKIAVITGASTGIGQASAKALANEGAHVLALDISDELEKTVEAINNSGGKATAYKVDISDDQQVQDFAEKAKAEYGHIDVIFNNAGVDNGAGRIHEYPVEVFDKIMAVDMRGTFLVTKFLLPLMMDQGGSIINTASFSGQAADLYRSGYNAAKGAVINFTKSIAIEYGRENIRANAIAPGTIETPLVDNLAGTSEDEAGKTFRDNQKWVTPLGRLGKPEEVGKLVAFLASDDSSFITGETVRIDGGVMAYTWPGEMLSDDSWKHSVE from the coding sequence ATGAAACGATTAGAAAATAAAATTGCAGTTATTACAGGTGCAAGCACAGGCATTGGTCAAGCATCCGCTAAGGCTTTAGCCAACGAAGGTGCGCATGTACTTGCTTTAGACATTTCAGATGAATTAGAAAAAACAGTTGAAGCGATTAATAACAGTGGAGGTAAAGCAACTGCCTATAAAGTGGATATCTCAGATGATCAACAAGTTCAAGACTTTGCAGAAAAAGCTAAAGCGGAATATGGGCATATTGATGTTATCTTTAATAATGCTGGTGTTGATAATGGCGCAGGACGTATTCATGAATATCCTGTGGAAGTGTTCGACAAAATCATGGCCGTGGATATGAGAGGGACTTTCTTAGTAACCAAATTCTTGCTACCACTCATGATGGATCAAGGTGGTTCAATTATTAATACGGCATCTTTCTCAGGACAAGCTGCTGACTTATATCGTTCTGGTTACAACGCAGCTAAAGGTGCGGTCATTAACTTTACGAAATCGATCGCCATTGAATATGGTCGTGAAAATATCCGTGCTAACGCGATTGCACCAGGTACCATTGAAACACCATTAGTTGATAATTTAGCGGGTACGTCTGAAGATGAAGCGGGTAAAACATTCCGTGATAATCAAAAATGGGTAACACCATTAGGTCGATTAGGCAAGCCTGAAGAGGTAGGTAAACTTGTCGCATTCCTAGCGTCAGATGATAGTTCATTTATTACTGGTGAAACTGTGCGAATTGACGGCGGTGTCATGGCATACACTTGGCCAGGCGAAATGTTAAGTGATGATAGTTGGAAACATTCAGTAGAGTAA